One window of Amaranthus tricolor cultivar Red isolate AtriRed21 chromosome 13, ASM2621246v1, whole genome shotgun sequence genomic DNA carries:
- the LOC130798341 gene encoding pentatricopeptide repeat-containing protein At2g02980, chloroplastic-like has protein sequence MPKNMKLFHSLQLQKPTLKWLLLFTRSNSIDSTTLLKSTTHLLKSPSNSSFIKQILAQIIIKNQPFDSFFFMKLIDNCISSNEFTFSALLFSPFHDCIDSYVCNSVVRTYTHLKKHWHSIFVFVQMHRLGISLDPLTVPAVMKSTSHLCRRKFGKSLHCCVIKMGFSSDLFANTALVHMYSFCLFIDDARRVFDEMFDRNSVCWNALVSGYVHGRRYSEAFDVFRDMMKDGVELSEVTMVELLSMCANLGALEQGKWVHDHIRQNGLMLNVYVGTALTDMYAKCGNLEEGIKVFREMKIKNVCTWNVLISAYLMNGYAEDALMAFSWMIFDDYKPDEVTFLAVLSACYHEGLVGEGLSHFKSMKEEFGVEPKIEHYGCLIDLLSRTGLTDEAKDLIEAMPLQPDPTIWRALLRAFQVHGNVYMAERVILKLIELEPNNGDNFIVLSNLYIQQQKWNEVEVVRQMMKDRGIQKIPGYSSIVINNEIYEFVASYDTKLGYTEEYELLEFMSKELSSCVTDTEIL, from the coding sequence ATGCCCAAGAACATGAAACTTTTTCACAGTTTGCAACTCcaaaaaccaactttgaaatGGCTGCTTCTTTTCACACGTTCAAATTCCATAGATTCAACTACATTGTTAAAATCAACAACCCATCTTCTAAAATCACCCTCAAATTCTTCCTTCATCAAACAAATTCTTGCCCAAATAATCATCAAGAACCAACCTTTTGACAGTTTCTTTTTCATGAAACTTATAGACAATTGTATTTCCTCAAATGAGTTCACATTTTCTGCTCTTCTATTTTCTCCTTTCCATGATTGCATTGACTCATATGTTTGTAATTCAGTTGTTAGAACTTACACACACTTAAAGAAGCATTGGcattcaatttttgtttttgtacaAATGCATAGACTGGGTATATCCCTGGATCCTTTAACTGTTCCTGCTGTAATGAAATCAACTTCTCATTTATGTCGTCGTAAATTTGGAAAATCGCTGCATTGTTGTGTAATTAAGATGGGTTTTAGCTCAGACTTGTTTGCAAATACTGCACTTGTTCATATgtattctttttgtttgtttattgatGACGCTCGTAGGGTGTTCGATGAAATGTTTGACAGAAATTCTGTTTGTTGGAACGCGTTGGTTAGTGGTTATGTACATGGAAGGCGGTATTCAGAAGCATTTGATGTGTTTAGGGACATGATGAAGGATGGGGTAGAGTTGAGTGAGGTGACTATGGTGGAGCTTTTGTCTATGTGTGCTAATTTGGGTGCTTTGGAACAAGGGAAGTGGGTTCATGACCATATTAGACAAAATGGTTTAATGTTGAATGTGTATGTTGGAACTGCTCTTACTGATATGTATGCAAAGTGTGGTAATCTTGAGGAGGGTATTAAGGTTTTTAGGGAAATGAAGATTAAAAATGTGTGTACTTGGAATGTTTTGATTTCGGCGTACTTGATGAATGGATACGCGGAGGATGCTTTGATGGCATTTTCTTGGATGATTTTTGACGATTACAAACCTGATGAAGTGACCTTTTTGGCTGTTTTATCTGCTTGTTATCAtgaaggtcttgttggtgaaggGCTGTCACATTTTAAGAGTATGAAAGAGGAGTTTGGAGTGGAACCAAAGATTGAGCATTATGGTTGTTTAATTGATTTGCTCAGTCGAACTGGCTTGACTGATGAAGCTAAGGATCTAATCGAGGCTATGCCCTTGCAACCAGACCCGACTATTTGGAGGGCATTACTTCGTGCCTTTCAAGTTCATGGAAATGTCTACATGGCCGAGCGTGTGATTTTGAAACTTATTGAACTCGAACCAAATAACGGAGATAACTTTATTGTGTTGTCGAACCTATATATTCAACAGCAGAAATGGAATGAAGTTGAGGTAGTGAGGCAAATGATGAAGGATAGAGGTATCCAGAAGATTCCTGGCTACAGTTCGATTGTAATTAACaatgaaatttatgaatttGTTGCTTCATATGACACTAAACTTGGATACACGGAAGAATATGAACTTTTGGAATTTATGTCTAAGGAATTGTCAAGTTGTGTTACTGATACAGAAATATTGTAG
- the LOC130798342 gene encoding flavin-containing monooxygenase FMO GS-OX-like 9 has translation MVSSKNEHSKSSKYVCVIGAGPSGLVAARELKKEGHIVVVLEQNHDIGGQWLYDPKIEGEDPLGRATKFLKVHSSMYESLRLASPREIMGYTDFPFIEKKGRDLRRFPSHREVFCYLNDFCEHFGLRGMVRFNTRVEYVGMVEFGEELRWVVKSKEKKSDRLVEEVFDAIVVASGHYSQPRLPNIKGIESWKRRQIHSHIYRIPEPFRDEVVVTVGSSMSGQDISMELIGVAKEIYVSARSPISLGFDKIIAKHTNLHLCPQIDSLKEDGNVLFADGSLVNADTIIYCTGYTYTFPFLDTKGIVGVDDDRVGPLYEHTFPPSLAPSLSFIGIPRKIIGFPFFESQAKWIAQLLSGKKSLPTWEEMMKSIKAFYQSKDAAGIPKHNTHDIADFEYCDRYSDIVGFPRLEDWRKELCVSALINAETNLETYRDVYDDFELLQVALQSSHFTQFETKSFEP, from the exons ATGGTGTCATCAAAAAATGAGCATTCCAAATCATCCAAGTATGTATGTGTGATTGGTGCCGGGCCGTCGGGTCTTGTAGCGGCTAGGGAGCTTAAAAAAGAAGGGCACATAGTAGTTGTCCTAGAACAAAACCATGACATTGGTGGGCAATGGCTATATGACCCTAAAATAGAGGGAGAAGATCCCTTAGGAAGGGCAACCAAATTTCTTAAGGTTCATAGTAGTATGTATGAATCTTTAAGGTTAGCATCTCCTAGGGAGATCATGGGATATACCGATTTCCCGTTTATCGAGAAGAAAGGAAGGGATTTGAGGAGATTTCCGAGTCATAGGGAGGTTTTTTGTTACTTAAATGATTTTTGTGAACATTTTGGGTTGAGAGGTATGGTGAGGTTTAATACTAGGGTTGAGTATGTGGGGATGGTGGAATTTGGTGAGGAATTGAGATGGGTTGTGAAAAGTAAAGAGAAAAAGAGTGATAGATTGGTGGAAGAAGTATTTGATGCCATTGTTGTTGCTAGTGGTCATTATTCTCAACCTAGATTGCCCAATATTAAAG GTATTGAGTCTTGGAAAAGAAGACAAATACATAGTCATATTTATCGAATACCTGAACCATTTCGTGATGAG GTAGTGGTGACTGTAGGAAGTTCAATGAGTGGACAAGATATATCAATGGAATTGATAGGAGTGGCAAAGGAAATTTACGTGAGTGCAAGATCTCCAATTTCTCTTGGTTTCGACAAAATAATTGCTAAGCACACAAATCTGCATCTTTGTCCACAG ATTGACTCTCTAAAAGAAGATGGAAATGTTTTGTTTGCGGATGGCTCTTTGGTCAATGCGGACACTATCATATACTGCACCGG GTATACATATACATTTCCGTTTCTTGACACCAAAGGAATTGTTGGGGTGGATGATGATCGAGTAGGACCTCTATATGAGCATACTTTCCCTCCTTCCCTTGctccttctctttcttttaTCGGAATCCCTAGGAAG ATCATAGGATTTCCTTTCTTCGAGTCACAAGCAAAATGGATAGCACAGCTACTATCAGGGAAAAAGTCATTGCCAACTTGGGAAGAAATGATGAAATCAATCAAGGCATTCTATCAGTCCAAGGATGCTGCTGGCATTCCAAAGCATAACACCCATGACATTGCTGATTTTGAA TACTGTGACAGGTATTCAGACATAGTAGGATTTCCGCGCTTAGAAGATTGGAGGAAGGAGCTATGTGTATCAGCACTGATTAATGCAGAGACAAACCTGGAGACATATCGCGATGTTTATGATGATTTTGAACTGCTTCAAGTCGCTCTTCAAAGCTCTCATTTCACTCAATTTGAAACAAAGTCATTTGAACCATAA